One part of the Eubalaena glacialis isolate mEubGla1 chromosome 19, mEubGla1.1.hap2.+ XY, whole genome shotgun sequence genome encodes these proteins:
- the TRIM65 gene encoding E3 ubiquitin-protein ligase TRIM65 isoform X2 — MASQSLEDRLTCAICLGLYQDPVTLLCGHNFCWACIRDWWGRCEKVCPECRAPFPDNAELRRNVALSGVLEELRARPAPDPGPGPGARCPRHGRPLELFCRTEGLCVCSVCTVRECRLHERTLLDAERREREAQLRATLEVTQQQATQAESQLQELQQRSSQIQFSHLLQALEMQRDLALRDIEVAKTQALEQARDEKQRLQGHLEALSCCDHRIRNLLEQLDDRTFLQESQLLAPPGPLGPLTLPHWDEDQQLGGLKESLSQLCALLLEEGGHPGAPAEAADLGSMAAPGPLAPVLSLVCPLRRKLRQNYRNLTFDPVSANRHFCLSQQDQRVKHCRKPQGPDGPGSFELWQVQCAQSFQAGRHYWEVRASNHSVTLGVAYSELTRRKLGPHMDNIGRGPSSWGLCIQEDSAQAWHNGEARRLPGVSGRLLGMDLDLTSGCLTFYSLEPETQPLYTFHAIFTRPLYPVFWLLEGRTLTLCHQPEAKLPPGLQEEASGLS; from the exons ATGGCCTCGCAGAGTCTGGAGGACAGGCTGACCTGTGCCATCTGCCTGGGGCTCTACCAGGACCCGGTGACGCTGCTCTGCGGCCACAACTTCTGCTGGGCCTGTATCCGGGACTGGTGGGGCCGCTGCGAGAAGGTGTGCCCCGAGTGCCGGGCGCCCTTCCCCGACAACGCCGAGCTGCGCCGCAACGTGGCTCTGAGCGGCGTGCTGGAGGAGCTGCGCGCCCGCCCGGCGCCcgaccccggccccggccccggcgcgCGCTGCCCCCGGCACGGGAGGCCGCTCGAGCTTTTCTGCCGCACCGAGGGCCTCTGCGTGTGCAGCGTGTGCACCGTGCGCGAGTGTCGCCTCCACGAGCGGACGCTGCTGGACGCGGAGCGCCGGGAGCGCGAG GCCCAGCTGAGAGCCACACTGGAGGTCACCCAGCAGCAGGCCACCCAGGCTGAGAGCCAGCTACAGGAGCTGCAGCAGCGAAGCAGCCAGATCCAG TTCAGCCACCTGCTGCAGGCCCTGGAGATGCAGCGGGACTTGGCTCTGAGGGACATCGAGGTGGCCAAGACACAGGCGCTGGAACAGGCCCGGGACGAGAAACAGCGACTGCAGGGCCACCTGGAGGCTTTGTCTTGCTGTGACCACAGGATTCGCAACCTCCTGGAGCAATTGGATGACCGGACCTTCCTCCAG GAATCACAGCTCCTGGCGCCCCCAGGCCCTCTAGGGCCACTGACTCTTCCACATTGGGACGAAGATCAGCAGCTTGGTGGCCTGAAGGAGTCACTGAGCCAGCTGTGTGCCCTCCTCCTGGAAGAGGGGGGCCACCCCGGAGCACCAGCCGAGGCTGCTGACTTGGGCTCCATGG CAGCCCCAGGTCCCCTGGCACCAGTCCTGAGCCTCGTTTGTCCACTGAGGAGGAAACTCCGGCAGA ATTATCGCAACCTGACCTTCGACCCCGTCAGCGCCAACCGTCACTTCTGCCTGTCTCAGCAGGACCAGCGGGTAAAGCACTGTCGCAAGCCCCAGGGCCCAGATGGGCCGGGCAGCTTCGAGCTCTGGCAGGTGCAGTGTGCCCAGAGCTTCCAGGCCGGGCGGCACTACTGGGAGGTGCGCGCATCCAACCACTCGGTGACGCTGGGCGTCGCCTACTCGGAACTGACGAGGCGCAAGCTGGGGCCCCACATGGACAACATCGGCCGCGGGCCCAGCTCCTGGGGGCTCTGCATTCAGGAGGACAGTGCCCAGGCCTGGCACAACGGGGAGGCCCGGCGCCTCCCAGGGGTATCAGGGCGGCTCCTGGGCATGGATTTGGACCTGACCTCTGGCTGCCTCACCTTCTACAGCCTGGAGCCCGAGACCCAACCCTTGTATACCTTCCATGCCATCTTCACCCGGCCCCTCTACCCCGTATTCTGGCTCCTCGAGGGTAGGACCCTGACCCTGTGCCATCAGCCCGAGGCCAAGCTCCCTCCAGGGCTCCAGGAAGAGGCCTCAGGGCTCAGCTGA
- the TRIM65 gene encoding E3 ubiquitin-protein ligase TRIM65 isoform X4, whose protein sequence is MASQSLEDRLTCAICLGLYQDPVTLLCGHNFCWACIRDWWGRCEKVCPECRAPFPDNAELRRNVALSGVLEELRARPAPDPGPGPGARCPRHGRPLELFCRTEGLCVCSVCTVRECRLHERTLLDAERREREAQLRATLEVTQQQATQAESQLQELQQRSSQIQSSACTLTSVISGKFSHLLQALEMQRDLALRDIEVAKTQALEQARDEKQRLQGHLEALSCCDHRIRNLLEQLDDRTFLQESQLLAPPGPLGPLTLPHWDEDQQLGGLKESLSQLCALLLEEGGHPGAPAEAADLGSMAAPGPLAPVLSLVCPLRRKLRQNYRNLTFDPVSANRHFCLSQQDQRVKHCRKPQGPDGPGSFELWQVQCAQSFQAGRHYWEVRASNHSVTLGVAYSELTRRKLGPHMDNIGRGPSSWGLCIQEDSAQAWHNGEARRLPGVSGRLLGMDLDLTSGCLTFYSLEPETQPLYTFHAIFTRPLYPVFWLLEGRTLTLCHQPEAKLPPGLQEEASGLS, encoded by the exons ATGGCCTCGCAGAGTCTGGAGGACAGGCTGACCTGTGCCATCTGCCTGGGGCTCTACCAGGACCCGGTGACGCTGCTCTGCGGCCACAACTTCTGCTGGGCCTGTATCCGGGACTGGTGGGGCCGCTGCGAGAAGGTGTGCCCCGAGTGCCGGGCGCCCTTCCCCGACAACGCCGAGCTGCGCCGCAACGTGGCTCTGAGCGGCGTGCTGGAGGAGCTGCGCGCCCGCCCGGCGCCcgaccccggccccggccccggcgcgCGCTGCCCCCGGCACGGGAGGCCGCTCGAGCTTTTCTGCCGCACCGAGGGCCTCTGCGTGTGCAGCGTGTGCACCGTGCGCGAGTGTCGCCTCCACGAGCGGACGCTGCTGGACGCGGAGCGCCGGGAGCGCGAG GCCCAGCTGAGAGCCACACTGGAGGTCACCCAGCAGCAGGCCACCCAGGCTGAGAGCCAGCTACAGGAGCTGCAGCAGCGAAGCAGCCAGATCCAG AGCTCAGCCTGCACCCTGACCTCCGTGATCTCTGGCAAGTTCAGCCACCTGCTGCAGGCCCTGGAGATGCAGCGGGACTTGGCTCTGAGGGACATCGAGGTGGCCAAGACACAGGCGCTGGAACAGGCCCGGGACGAGAAACAGCGACTGCAGGGCCACCTGGAGGCTTTGTCTTGCTGTGACCACAGGATTCGCAACCTCCTGGAGCAATTGGATGACCGGACCTTCCTCCAG GAATCACAGCTCCTGGCGCCCCCAGGCCCTCTAGGGCCACTGACTCTTCCACATTGGGACGAAGATCAGCAGCTTGGTGGCCTGAAGGAGTCACTGAGCCAGCTGTGTGCCCTCCTCCTGGAAGAGGGGGGCCACCCCGGAGCACCAGCCGAGGCTGCTGACTTGGGCTCCATGG CAGCCCCAGGTCCCCTGGCACCAGTCCTGAGCCTCGTTTGTCCACTGAGGAGGAAACTCCGGCAGA ATTATCGCAACCTGACCTTCGACCCCGTCAGCGCCAACCGTCACTTCTGCCTGTCTCAGCAGGACCAGCGGGTAAAGCACTGTCGCAAGCCCCAGGGCCCAGATGGGCCGGGCAGCTTCGAGCTCTGGCAGGTGCAGTGTGCCCAGAGCTTCCAGGCCGGGCGGCACTACTGGGAGGTGCGCGCATCCAACCACTCGGTGACGCTGGGCGTCGCCTACTCGGAACTGACGAGGCGCAAGCTGGGGCCCCACATGGACAACATCGGCCGCGGGCCCAGCTCCTGGGGGCTCTGCATTCAGGAGGACAGTGCCCAGGCCTGGCACAACGGGGAGGCCCGGCGCCTCCCAGGGGTATCAGGGCGGCTCCTGGGCATGGATTTGGACCTGACCTCTGGCTGCCTCACCTTCTACAGCCTGGAGCCCGAGACCCAACCCTTGTATACCTTCCATGCCATCTTCACCCGGCCCCTCTACCCCGTATTCTGGCTCCTCGAGGGTAGGACCCTGACCCTGTGCCATCAGCCCGAGGCCAAGCTCCCTCCAGGGCTCCAGGAAGAGGCCTCAGGGCTCAGCTGA
- the TRIM65 gene encoding E3 ubiquitin-protein ligase TRIM65 isoform X1, translating to MASQSLEDRLTCAICLGLYQDPVTLLCGHNFCWACIRDWWGRCEKVCPECRAPFPDNAELRRNVALSGVLEELRARPAPDPGPGPGARCPRHGRPLELFCRTEGLCVCSVCTVRECRLHERTLLDAERREREAQLRATLEVTQQQATQAESQLQELQQRSSQIQSSACTLTSVISGKFSHLLQALEMQRDLALRDIEVAKTQALEQARDEKQRLQGHLEALSCCDHRIRNLLEQLDDRTFLQESQLLAPPGPLGPLTLPHWDEDQQLGGLKESLSQLCALLLEEGGHPGAPAEAADLGSMAPGPLAPVLSLVCPLRRKLRQNYRNLTFDPVSANRHFCLSQQDQRVKHCRKPQGPDGPGSFELWQVQCAQSFQAGRHYWEVRASNHSVTLGVAYSELTRRKLGPHMDNIGRGPSSWGLCIQEDSAQAWHNGEARRLPGVSGRLLGMDLDLTSGCLTFYSLEPETQPLYTFHAIFTRPLYPVFWLLEGRTLTLCHQPEAKLPPGLQEEASGLS from the exons ATGGCCTCGCAGAGTCTGGAGGACAGGCTGACCTGTGCCATCTGCCTGGGGCTCTACCAGGACCCGGTGACGCTGCTCTGCGGCCACAACTTCTGCTGGGCCTGTATCCGGGACTGGTGGGGCCGCTGCGAGAAGGTGTGCCCCGAGTGCCGGGCGCCCTTCCCCGACAACGCCGAGCTGCGCCGCAACGTGGCTCTGAGCGGCGTGCTGGAGGAGCTGCGCGCCCGCCCGGCGCCcgaccccggccccggccccggcgcgCGCTGCCCCCGGCACGGGAGGCCGCTCGAGCTTTTCTGCCGCACCGAGGGCCTCTGCGTGTGCAGCGTGTGCACCGTGCGCGAGTGTCGCCTCCACGAGCGGACGCTGCTGGACGCGGAGCGCCGGGAGCGCGAG GCCCAGCTGAGAGCCACACTGGAGGTCACCCAGCAGCAGGCCACCCAGGCTGAGAGCCAGCTACAGGAGCTGCAGCAGCGAAGCAGCCAGATCCAG AGCTCAGCCTGCACCCTGACCTCCGTGATCTCTGGCAAGTTCAGCCACCTGCTGCAGGCCCTGGAGATGCAGCGGGACTTGGCTCTGAGGGACATCGAGGTGGCCAAGACACAGGCGCTGGAACAGGCCCGGGACGAGAAACAGCGACTGCAGGGCCACCTGGAGGCTTTGTCTTGCTGTGACCACAGGATTCGCAACCTCCTGGAGCAATTGGATGACCGGACCTTCCTCCAG GAATCACAGCTCCTGGCGCCCCCAGGCCCTCTAGGGCCACTGACTCTTCCACATTGGGACGAAGATCAGCAGCTTGGTGGCCTGAAGGAGTCACTGAGCCAGCTGTGTGCCCTCCTCCTGGAAGAGGGGGGCCACCCCGGAGCACCAGCCGAGGCTGCTGACTTGGGCTCCATGG CCCCAGGTCCCCTGGCACCAGTCCTGAGCCTCGTTTGTCCACTGAGGAGGAAACTCCGGCAGA ATTATCGCAACCTGACCTTCGACCCCGTCAGCGCCAACCGTCACTTCTGCCTGTCTCAGCAGGACCAGCGGGTAAAGCACTGTCGCAAGCCCCAGGGCCCAGATGGGCCGGGCAGCTTCGAGCTCTGGCAGGTGCAGTGTGCCCAGAGCTTCCAGGCCGGGCGGCACTACTGGGAGGTGCGCGCATCCAACCACTCGGTGACGCTGGGCGTCGCCTACTCGGAACTGACGAGGCGCAAGCTGGGGCCCCACATGGACAACATCGGCCGCGGGCCCAGCTCCTGGGGGCTCTGCATTCAGGAGGACAGTGCCCAGGCCTGGCACAACGGGGAGGCCCGGCGCCTCCCAGGGGTATCAGGGCGGCTCCTGGGCATGGATTTGGACCTGACCTCTGGCTGCCTCACCTTCTACAGCCTGGAGCCCGAGACCCAACCCTTGTATACCTTCCATGCCATCTTCACCCGGCCCCTCTACCCCGTATTCTGGCTCCTCGAGGGTAGGACCCTGACCCTGTGCCATCAGCCCGAGGCCAAGCTCCCTCCAGGGCTCCAGGAAGAGGCCTCAGGGCTCAGCTGA
- the TRIM65 gene encoding E3 ubiquitin-protein ligase TRIM65 isoform X3 — protein MASQSLEDRLTCAICLGLYQDPVTLLCGHNFCWACIRDWWGRCEKVCPECRAPFPDNAELRRNVALSGVLEELRARPAPDPGPGPGARCPRHGRPLELFCRTEGLCVCSVCTVRECRLHERTLLDAERREREAQLRATLEVTQQQATQAESQLQELQQRSSQIQSSACTLTSVISGKFSHLLQALEMQRDLALRDIEVAKTQALEQARDEKQRLQGHLEALSCCDHRIRNLLEQLDDRTFLQESQLLAPPGPLGPLTLPHWDEDQQLGGLKESLSQLCALLLEEGGHPGAPAEAADLGSMDYRNLTFDPVSANRHFCLSQQDQRVKHCRKPQGPDGPGSFELWQVQCAQSFQAGRHYWEVRASNHSVTLGVAYSELTRRKLGPHMDNIGRGPSSWGLCIQEDSAQAWHNGEARRLPGVSGRLLGMDLDLTSGCLTFYSLEPETQPLYTFHAIFTRPLYPVFWLLEGRTLTLCHQPEAKLPPGLQEEASGLS, from the exons ATGGCCTCGCAGAGTCTGGAGGACAGGCTGACCTGTGCCATCTGCCTGGGGCTCTACCAGGACCCGGTGACGCTGCTCTGCGGCCACAACTTCTGCTGGGCCTGTATCCGGGACTGGTGGGGCCGCTGCGAGAAGGTGTGCCCCGAGTGCCGGGCGCCCTTCCCCGACAACGCCGAGCTGCGCCGCAACGTGGCTCTGAGCGGCGTGCTGGAGGAGCTGCGCGCCCGCCCGGCGCCcgaccccggccccggccccggcgcgCGCTGCCCCCGGCACGGGAGGCCGCTCGAGCTTTTCTGCCGCACCGAGGGCCTCTGCGTGTGCAGCGTGTGCACCGTGCGCGAGTGTCGCCTCCACGAGCGGACGCTGCTGGACGCGGAGCGCCGGGAGCGCGAG GCCCAGCTGAGAGCCACACTGGAGGTCACCCAGCAGCAGGCCACCCAGGCTGAGAGCCAGCTACAGGAGCTGCAGCAGCGAAGCAGCCAGATCCAG AGCTCAGCCTGCACCCTGACCTCCGTGATCTCTGGCAAGTTCAGCCACCTGCTGCAGGCCCTGGAGATGCAGCGGGACTTGGCTCTGAGGGACATCGAGGTGGCCAAGACACAGGCGCTGGAACAGGCCCGGGACGAGAAACAGCGACTGCAGGGCCACCTGGAGGCTTTGTCTTGCTGTGACCACAGGATTCGCAACCTCCTGGAGCAATTGGATGACCGGACCTTCCTCCAG GAATCACAGCTCCTGGCGCCCCCAGGCCCTCTAGGGCCACTGACTCTTCCACATTGGGACGAAGATCAGCAGCTTGGTGGCCTGAAGGAGTCACTGAGCCAGCTGTGTGCCCTCCTCCTGGAAGAGGGGGGCCACCCCGGAGCACCAGCCGAGGCTGCTGACTTGGGCTCCATGG ATTATCGCAACCTGACCTTCGACCCCGTCAGCGCCAACCGTCACTTCTGCCTGTCTCAGCAGGACCAGCGGGTAAAGCACTGTCGCAAGCCCCAGGGCCCAGATGGGCCGGGCAGCTTCGAGCTCTGGCAGGTGCAGTGTGCCCAGAGCTTCCAGGCCGGGCGGCACTACTGGGAGGTGCGCGCATCCAACCACTCGGTGACGCTGGGCGTCGCCTACTCGGAACTGACGAGGCGCAAGCTGGGGCCCCACATGGACAACATCGGCCGCGGGCCCAGCTCCTGGGGGCTCTGCATTCAGGAGGACAGTGCCCAGGCCTGGCACAACGGGGAGGCCCGGCGCCTCCCAGGGGTATCAGGGCGGCTCCTGGGCATGGATTTGGACCTGACCTCTGGCTGCCTCACCTTCTACAGCCTGGAGCCCGAGACCCAACCCTTGTATACCTTCCATGCCATCTTCACCCGGCCCCTCTACCCCGTATTCTGGCTCCTCGAGGGTAGGACCCTGACCCTGTGCCATCAGCCCGAGGCCAAGCTCCCTCCAGGGCTCCAGGAAGAGGCCTCAGGGCTCAGCTGA
- the TRIM47 gene encoding E3 ubiquitin-protein ligase TRIM47 isoform X1, producing MDGSGPFSCPICLEPLREPVTLPCGHNFCLACLGALWPHRGAGGAGGPGGTARCPLCQEPFPDGLQLRKNHTLSELLQLRQGSGPGPGPGPARAPEPVAPSAPPSAPEPSAPCAPEPWPAGEEPVRCDACPEGAALPAALSCLSCFASFCPAHLGPHERSPALRGHRLVPPLRRLEESLCPRHLRPLERYCRAERVCLCEACAAQEHRGHELVPLEQERALQEAEQPKVLSAVEDRMDELGAGIAQSRRTVALIKSAAVAERERVSRLFAEAAAVLQGFQTEVLAFIDEGEATLLGRSQGDLRRQEEQRSRLSRARRNLSQVPEADSVSFLQELLALRLALEEGCGPGPGPPRELSFTKSSQAVQVVRDGLASACTSQWEQLQGLGSDEDGLQKPGTEADAESQDPESTNSLESEAPRDYFLKFAYIVDLDSDTADKFLQLFGTKGVKRVLCPINYPESPTRFTHCEQVLGEGALDRGTYYWEVEIIEGWVSVGVMAEDFSPQEPYDRGRLGRNAHSCCLQWNGRSFSVWFHGLEVLLPHPFSPTVGICLEYADRALAFYAVRDGKMSLLRRLKSSRARRCGTPASPVDPFQSRLDSHFAGLFTHRLKPAFFLESVDAHLQIGPLKKSCISVLKRR from the exons ATGGACGGCAGCGGCCCCTTCAGCTGCCCCATCTGCCTGGAGCCGCTCCGGGAGCCAGTGACGCTGCCCTGCGGCCACAACTTCTGCCTCGCCTGCCTGGGCGCGCTCTGGCCGCACCGCGGCGCGGGTGGCGCCGGCGGGCCGGGAGGCACGGCCCGCTGCCCGCTGTGCCAGGAGCCCTTCCCCGACGGCCTGCAGCTCCGCAAGAACCACACGCTGTCCGAGCTGCTGCAGCTCCGCCAGGGCTCGGGCCCGGGGCCcggccccggcccggcccgggcCCCCGAGCCGGTGGCGCCCAGTGCGCCGCCCAGCGCCCCGGAGCCGTCGGCTCCCTGCGCGCCGGAGCCGTGGCCGGCGGGCGAAGAGCCGGTGCGCTGCGACGCGTGCCCCGAGGGCGCCGCCCTACCCGCCGCgctctcctgcctctcctgctTCGCCTCCTTCTGCCCCGCGCATCTAGGCCCGCACGAGCGCAGCCCCGCGCTGCGCGGACACCGCCTGGTGCCGCCGCTGCGCCGGCTGGAGGAGAGCCTGTGTCCGCGCCACCTGCGGCCGCTCGAGCGCTACTGCCGCGCGGAGCGAGTGTGCCTGTGTGAGGCCTGTGCCGCCCAGGAGCACCGGGGCCACGAGCTCGTGCCGCTGGAGCAGGAGCGCGCGCTCCAGGAG GCCGAGCAGCCCAAAGTCCTGAGTGCTGTGGAGGACCGCATGGACGAGCTGGGAGCGGGCATCGCACAGTCCCGGCGCACGGTGGCCCTCATCAAG AGTGCAGCCGTGGCAGAGCGGGAAAGGGTGAGCCGGCTGTTTGCTGAGGCTGCGGCCGTCCTGCAGGGGTTTCAGACAGAGGTGCTGGCCTTCATCGACGAGGGGGAGGCGACCCTGCTGGGCCGCTCCCAGGGCGACCTGCGGCGGCAGGAGGAACAGCGCAGCCGGCTCAGCCGGGCCCGCCGCAACCTCAGTCAGGTCCCTGAAGCCGACTCGGTCAGCTTCCTGCAG GAGCTCCTGGCGCTCAGGCTGGCCCTGGAGGAGGGATGCGGCCCTGGGCCCGGGCCCCCAAGGGAGCTCAGCTTCACCAAGTCATCCCAGGCCGTGCAGGTGGTACGAGACGGCCTGGCTTCAGCCTGCACCAGCCAGTGGGAGCAGCTGCAGGGGCTGGGCAGCGACGAGGACGGGCTGCAGAAGCCAGGCACGGAAG CAGATGCTGAGTCCCAGGACCCCGAAAGCACCAACAGCCTGGAGAGTGAGGCTCCCAGGGATTACTTCCTCAAGT TTGCCTACATTGTGGACCTGGACAGCGACACGGCAGACAAGTTCCTGCAGCTGTTTGGAACCAAGGGTGTGAAGAGGGTGCTGTGTCCCATCAACTACCCCGAGTCGCCCACCCGCTTCACTCACTGCGAGCAGGTGCTGGGCGAGGGCGCCCTGGACCGGGGCACCTACTACTGGGAGGTGGAGATCATTGAGGGCTGGGTCAGCGTGGGAGTTATGGCCGAAGACTTCTCCCCACAAGAGCCCTACGACCGGGGCCGGCTTGGACGCAATGCTCACTCCTGCTGCCTGCAGTGGAACGGACGCAGCTTCTCCGTCTGGTTCCACGGGCTGGAGGtgctcctgccccaccccttcTCGCCCACCGTCGGGATCTGCCTGGAATATGCTGACCGAGCCCTGGCCTTCTACGCCGTGCGGGATGGCAAGATGAGCCTTCTGCGGAGGCTGAAGTCCTCCCGGGCCCGCCGGTGTGGCACCCCAGCCTCCCCGGTTGACCCCTTCCAGAGCCGCCTGGACAGCCACTTTGCGGGGCTCTTCACACACAGGCTCAAGCCCGCCTTCTTCCTGGAGAGCGTGGATGCCCATCTGCAGATCGGGCCCCTCAAGAAGTCCTGCATATCCGTGCTGAAGAGGAGGtga
- the TRIM47 gene encoding E3 ubiquitin-protein ligase TRIM47 isoform X2: protein MDGSGPFSCPICLEPLREPVTLPCGHNFCLACLGALWPHRGAGGAGGPGGTARCPLCQEPFPDGLQLRKNHTLSELLQLRQGSGPGPGPGPARAPEPVAPSAPPSAPEPSAPCAPEPWPAGEEPVRCDACPEGAALPAALSCLSCFASFCPAHLGPHERSPALRGHRLVPPLRRLEESLCPRHLRPLERYCRAERVCLCEACAAQEHRGHELVPLEQERALQEAEQPKVLSAVEDRMDELGAGIAQSRRTVALIKSAAVAERERVSRLFAEAAAVLQGFQTEVLAFIDEGEATLLGRSQGDLRRQEEQRSRLSRARRNLSQVPEADSVSFLQELLALRLALEEGCGPGPGPPRELSFTKSSQAVQVVRDGLASACTSQWEQLQGLGSDEDGLQKPGTEDAESQDPESTNSLESEAPRDYFLKFAYIVDLDSDTADKFLQLFGTKGVKRVLCPINYPESPTRFTHCEQVLGEGALDRGTYYWEVEIIEGWVSVGVMAEDFSPQEPYDRGRLGRNAHSCCLQWNGRSFSVWFHGLEVLLPHPFSPTVGICLEYADRALAFYAVRDGKMSLLRRLKSSRARRCGTPASPVDPFQSRLDSHFAGLFTHRLKPAFFLESVDAHLQIGPLKKSCISVLKRR, encoded by the exons ATGGACGGCAGCGGCCCCTTCAGCTGCCCCATCTGCCTGGAGCCGCTCCGGGAGCCAGTGACGCTGCCCTGCGGCCACAACTTCTGCCTCGCCTGCCTGGGCGCGCTCTGGCCGCACCGCGGCGCGGGTGGCGCCGGCGGGCCGGGAGGCACGGCCCGCTGCCCGCTGTGCCAGGAGCCCTTCCCCGACGGCCTGCAGCTCCGCAAGAACCACACGCTGTCCGAGCTGCTGCAGCTCCGCCAGGGCTCGGGCCCGGGGCCcggccccggcccggcccgggcCCCCGAGCCGGTGGCGCCCAGTGCGCCGCCCAGCGCCCCGGAGCCGTCGGCTCCCTGCGCGCCGGAGCCGTGGCCGGCGGGCGAAGAGCCGGTGCGCTGCGACGCGTGCCCCGAGGGCGCCGCCCTACCCGCCGCgctctcctgcctctcctgctTCGCCTCCTTCTGCCCCGCGCATCTAGGCCCGCACGAGCGCAGCCCCGCGCTGCGCGGACACCGCCTGGTGCCGCCGCTGCGCCGGCTGGAGGAGAGCCTGTGTCCGCGCCACCTGCGGCCGCTCGAGCGCTACTGCCGCGCGGAGCGAGTGTGCCTGTGTGAGGCCTGTGCCGCCCAGGAGCACCGGGGCCACGAGCTCGTGCCGCTGGAGCAGGAGCGCGCGCTCCAGGAG GCCGAGCAGCCCAAAGTCCTGAGTGCTGTGGAGGACCGCATGGACGAGCTGGGAGCGGGCATCGCACAGTCCCGGCGCACGGTGGCCCTCATCAAG AGTGCAGCCGTGGCAGAGCGGGAAAGGGTGAGCCGGCTGTTTGCTGAGGCTGCGGCCGTCCTGCAGGGGTTTCAGACAGAGGTGCTGGCCTTCATCGACGAGGGGGAGGCGACCCTGCTGGGCCGCTCCCAGGGCGACCTGCGGCGGCAGGAGGAACAGCGCAGCCGGCTCAGCCGGGCCCGCCGCAACCTCAGTCAGGTCCCTGAAGCCGACTCGGTCAGCTTCCTGCAG GAGCTCCTGGCGCTCAGGCTGGCCCTGGAGGAGGGATGCGGCCCTGGGCCCGGGCCCCCAAGGGAGCTCAGCTTCACCAAGTCATCCCAGGCCGTGCAGGTGGTACGAGACGGCCTGGCTTCAGCCTGCACCAGCCAGTGGGAGCAGCTGCAGGGGCTGGGCAGCGACGAGGACGGGCTGCAGAAGCCAGGCACGGAAG ATGCTGAGTCCCAGGACCCCGAAAGCACCAACAGCCTGGAGAGTGAGGCTCCCAGGGATTACTTCCTCAAGT TTGCCTACATTGTGGACCTGGACAGCGACACGGCAGACAAGTTCCTGCAGCTGTTTGGAACCAAGGGTGTGAAGAGGGTGCTGTGTCCCATCAACTACCCCGAGTCGCCCACCCGCTTCACTCACTGCGAGCAGGTGCTGGGCGAGGGCGCCCTGGACCGGGGCACCTACTACTGGGAGGTGGAGATCATTGAGGGCTGGGTCAGCGTGGGAGTTATGGCCGAAGACTTCTCCCCACAAGAGCCCTACGACCGGGGCCGGCTTGGACGCAATGCTCACTCCTGCTGCCTGCAGTGGAACGGACGCAGCTTCTCCGTCTGGTTCCACGGGCTGGAGGtgctcctgccccaccccttcTCGCCCACCGTCGGGATCTGCCTGGAATATGCTGACCGAGCCCTGGCCTTCTACGCCGTGCGGGATGGCAAGATGAGCCTTCTGCGGAGGCTGAAGTCCTCCCGGGCCCGCCGGTGTGGCACCCCAGCCTCCCCGGTTGACCCCTTCCAGAGCCGCCTGGACAGCCACTTTGCGGGGCTCTTCACACACAGGCTCAAGCCCGCCTTCTTCCTGGAGAGCGTGGATGCCCATCTGCAGATCGGGCCCCTCAAGAAGTCCTGCATATCCGTGCTGAAGAGGAGGtga